The nucleotide sequence AACCTAGTTACGTTAAATATGATACTTTAGTTCGAGTAATGATGTTATTTGATCCGATCTCACACTACAAACCAGATATAGATAAGTACGTAAATGTGTAATAACCAGACATCATATCCATTTCATTGTTAATCCCACCGACTGGAATACAGAAAATGTTCACATTGGTTAATAACTGGCACAAATATTTACtgtgaaattttaaataatgtttcataaaaaaatactattttaaagtCTAGTAGGATCAATCATCATGGTGGAGTTACCGCTTCACAATTTAAACtgtaaatctttttttatttatatctgttaATGTCATGTACATTTCCTGCCATGATTGTTGTTGATACAATGGGAAGTCTGGCTTATCAGTTAGCTCTTTATTCAGTTGATCACATTACCAGTTAAAGTGACTATTGTACTAGCACAATGGATATGAAAGAATTGGATTGTGAAACTATTTCTTATGTAAAAAAGTGTTTTGTAGATCATGAGACGAGACACAACATAAATCATGATACAGAAGAAAATGTGGAAAGGCCTGCGGAAAACACGCCGCTGCTGCATCGCTTCCCTCAAACCATACCTGAAAGGAGCACACGGACTACAGTCATAGTTAGCTTGTTGCTGATAATATTAATCTCTGGTGTCATAATTGGAATTTATCTCCTCGTCTTACAAAATGACTCTGGTAAGTGCATTATGCCTCGTTAATAACTCTCTGCACTTTGCTTATATAAGATAATGCTTAAAATGTATTAAGTACATTATAAAAAcagattgttatttttttaaacagcttTGCAAGAGGATTCTAAGTGTTTTATTGCCAGAGGACCATATCAATGCTGTACTTCtcttatttttcagaaaatgtcCTTCCTCCAGTGGAAATGCCTCTACAATTAGTGAGCAGATCTCAATGGGATCCTAGTAACAGTTCCCAGAGTGCATTGAGATCTTTCCCGTACAGACTTAGGGCTGTCACGGTCGTTCACACGGACACCAAACAATGTTCAAGTACGGAGACATGTACAAACCTACTGCAGGACATGCAGGTAATATTTGTTTCATTGCTTTAGTATTTTTCTCGTGTTTTCCTCCAATATACAGTTTTATgaccaattaatttattactcgTATTAAACATTACCTTGTGCCATGTATAGAAAAATGGCATACtagataaattgatttaattagaTGTCACAAATTAATGCCTATTTTATCTACATCTATGTTTTGGAGTAGGTAAAAGTCAATCTTatattaggtaattattattgctTCGATAAACTATGACGTAATTTTGGCAGCTTTGAGGTACTTTCACCATTCAGAAAGTAGTCTTCTAGTTTCAAAAGTTGTTAACAAATAAACGGGTTTTCCTTACACATTCTTCTGGTCTTATTTGTCGAGTAAATCTTCATATCTGTGTGTATCTACGTCTCGTTTATAACTATGCACTTATCGAGTCTATTGTCAAATAATCAGTCAGTACGTACTAACTTAACTTTGTTTGAAATACCCGAACTCGCAAGTAACTTAATTGCGGATTACAATGATCGGCTATCCGTGGTTTTGAAGTTTTACATcagtttcatataaattatgtctctAACCTGTCAATCTGTAATCCAAAAACAAGGGATAGATCGATATTGAAACCCGCAGTAACTGGATATTGTTACCAAAATATAGGGCGTATATTTTACTCGTAGGTATGCGATTACTTAGCCTCGCGAGGTCGTACGCTCGCAATACTTGTCTCAGTTTAGATTGCAATTGGAGTACACAACTACCTTTGATATCTCAATATGCCTGCGCTTTATTGTTAGACGGATGTGTCACTCTTATGCAGTATCGAGCGATAAAATTGCTTGTTTAGTTATTCAGTTTAAGGTCCCTTCGTTTAAGGTTACAAGTCCACGGCCAAGTCACAATAATGCTTCTTGCTGGCTTCGGTCACTGAGTTTCAATATCACGTCACGTGACATATTGATTGAAGCCTTTGGTCACAcactaatacctacctaattatataatatgtttagTAGTTATAGTTTAGTAGTTATAGTTTCACCCGCATGCGTGCCGGGAGAACTATTTCCCTTACCAAGGTAAAACATGGCCTGCTAGCAATTTCCATCGGTTACACCCGCGACCTGTAAAACATAGATAAGTCGCTTGCACCCGAATAAATAGCAGTCTATTATTATCCGCGATAAATGGGCCACCTAACGTTGAAAGAATTTTTAGGTAATATCGGTCCtatagcaaacaaacaaactcattagcttaattataatattttttactattcttTTGTAATCTATATTCTAGTTACTgtgattatacataattattatgggGTTGGGGGAAAACATTACAGACTTGTTTGTAAAAATTTTTACCGATAAGCATTATCAATATTGTGGGAAAAATCCCCGGGTTGACCGTGACCACATAACATGCCTGCTGCCTTGAATTGATATTTATGTGTTAGTCACAATTAATACACATTTTAGGTATAGTTACTGAGGGATAGTTGAGCTATCCTCAGAGATAGTTACATTATCCTTTAATAGATTGATACCATTAACGAAAAGTCTGTGTAGGCACGATTATGATATATTTTAaccagccgttttcccgcgataTCACCCGCGTCTCGAAGGAATCACTGACCGtagcgggataaaatatagcccctGCACCAGAGGTtcatgtagctttccaaaagtgaatatttttttaaaatcgtgTTATTAGTTTCTGAGCCCTAAAAAAGTAATGTTGCTATTGATATCTGACTTAATTAAAAGCGATGCGAAGAGTgtgttgtgaaaaatattttttattataacattgatGCGCTATAAATAACTCTCTCAATGTAATTATTATCCTGCGCGTCAATGTCCCATTACAGCAGTCTTATCGAATGCAGTTATTGAATAAACTGccctgttattatttttactaccaACAGCCGATgcgaatatttataaaatatccttTAAAGTATagaaatttaatataatatatgcaGAATATTATCAAGTAGGTACTGTTTGGAAAAAATAACGCTTGTGGCCATTTTTATACCTATTAATTGTAAGCGAATGTCGAATACagtgtatttttattcatactCATATGAAATGCTATTTTTACGATAGGTTGgtagaataaattatatttttcagtggctttaaatacctaattaaattaatatttgtaatttgCTTTCAGAACAATGCTACAGAGGCAAATAGCACACTTCGGTACAATTTTTTGATATCGTCCAACGGGCAGACTTACGAAGGTCTCGGGTGGCTCAAGTGTTTACCAGAAACTCAGAGGAACACCCCATCAGGACTACTCTTAGCCTTTATAGGTAAGCTATAAAAATAGCTTGATATTATGATAGATAACATCTCATGCCATAAACTAAGCCTAGCTTGTATCTTGTGGCTCtgcatttatttgaaaaatagaaATTCTGGTAAATACGCCTATCTTTAGATACATACCTATTCAATGCTCAAtgctttattagcattccatttcaccaccaccaccactcCACTTAAGTGACGACTTGGGCCAAGGCTTGgcttaatctatttttaaaagcgCACCTTTgctgttttgaaaaaataagttggtattaaaattttctttccGTTTTTGTTCCAATTTTACAGATGATATAAGACCTTAGGTGTACCAATATCtaaaaatgtactttattttttcaggtaatTTTACCGAAATCCCACCGAGTCGATCACAGCTGCAGGAAGCCAAAAACTTCTTCGCTACGTCTGTAAGTCAACAGTATTTACACCCAACGTATCGTATCTATGGTAAAAACACTAATGAAACCCCAGCTCCGCTTATAAAAAGCCTTAAAACATTCCCTCAGTGGAGCAGTGAGTTTTCAGATCCAATATAAgttattttagcaaaatattttaatgtaataagaaatgcgaaagtaactctgtttgtctgtccgACTTTCACGACAAAACTActaaatgaaatttggtacatgGATAGTCTctagcctgagaaaggacataggctactttttatccgggtgcgaggATAGTTGCCTCGAGAtatgggtgaaaccacggggaaTAATTTGTATTAGTATAGTGACAATTCTAAGAGCATAACGTTGTGCTTAAAAACTAGCTTGATTTTATAGCATACCACAATTTCATCACGATTCATAAAATAGTCAAGTAGATTAGTAAGTTGTTGTGTATTTTTTCACATTATAAGTTTAAGATTGAGTTTGGTGCCAAAGAGACCATCGCACGTTTAATGAAACACCGATTACGACAGaagct is from Helicoverpa armigera isolate CAAS_96S chromosome 1, ASM3070526v1, whole genome shotgun sequence and encodes:
- the LOC110377816 gene encoding peptidoglycan-recognition protein SB2 isoform X1; this encodes MVELPLHNLNYHETRHNINHDTEENVERPAENTPLLHRFPQTIPERSTRTTVIVSLLLIILISGVIIGIYLLVLQNDSENVLPPVEMPLQLVSRSQWDPSNSSQSALRSFPYRLRAVTVVHTDTKQCSSTETCTNLLQDMQNNATEANSTLRYNFLISSNGQTYEGLGWLKCLPETQRNTPSGLLLAFIGNFTEIPPSRSQLQEAKNFFATSVSQQYLHPTYRIYGKNTNETPAPLIKSLKTFPQWSSEFSDPI
- the LOC110377816 gene encoding peptidoglycan-recognition protein SB2 isoform X2, giving the protein MQPLYSVDHETRHNINHDTEENVERPAENTPLLHRFPQTIPERSTRTTVIVSLLLIILISGVIIGIYLLVLQNDSENVLPPVEMPLQLVSRSQWDPSNSSQSALRSFPYRLRAVTVVHTDTKQCSSTETCTNLLQDMQNNATEANSTLRYNFLISSNGQTYEGLGWLKCLPETQRNTPSGLLLAFIGNFTEIPPSRSQLQEAKNFFATSVSQQYLHPTYRIYGKNTNETPAPLIKSLKTFPQWSSEFSDPI